The region TCCAAATCCATCACCTCGGTGGATGAGATGCTGCGCTTCATCTCAAACAATCTCTAAGTTTTAAGGGAAATCCCCATGCCCAGGACCGGTTCACTCATCCTATCTTTCGCGTTCATGGCGGCGCTTCTTTCGGGCTGCACCACCTATGTGCAGAATGTTGTATCGGATGAGTTTGAGCCGATCTTCGAGGAAGTTGCCGATACCGCGGATCAGGTGCCGACCGGCAGTATCTATACCGATAACGGCGTCGGGCTGTTCCCTTCCGGCCATACATCGAAAGAGGTCGGGGATATCATCAATATCACCATGCTGGAAACCTTCAGCGCCACCAAATCTTCAAGCGCGGCCAGCAGCAAGGCCGATTCATTCGACGTCACCCTGCCGACGGGCCTGCCGAACATTCTGACCGGCGGGTTCGCGCCGGGCTCGCTGACCAGCGGGACAACCCAGTCCTTCGGCGGCAGTGGCACGGCCTCGCAATCCAATACCCTTACCGGGTCCATGTCGGTCACGGTGATGCGCGTCTTCACCAATGGCAATCTTGAAATTGCCGGGCAGAAGAAGCTCACCCTTACCAATGGCGATGAATA is a window of Alphaproteobacteria bacterium LSUCC0684 DNA encoding:
- a CDS encoding flagellar basal body L-ring protein FlgH, with protein sequence MPRTGSLILSFAFMAALLSGCTTYVQNVVSDEFEPIFEEVADTADQVPTGSIYTDNGVGLFPSGHTSKEVGDIINITMLETFSATKSSSAASSKADSFDVTLPTGLPNILTGGFAPGSLTSGTTQSFGGSGTASQSNTLTGSMSVTVMRVFTNGNLEIAGQKKLTLTNGDEYVRVRGIIRPQDISQDNVVLSSRIADAEITYIGAGQVGDSVNQGWLSRGLRAISPF